The Candidatus Eisenbacteria bacterium genomic sequence CGCAGCGCCATCCTCCGGGGACGCAACCTCGCCGGTCCTTACATCCTCTTCGTCGGAACGCTCGAGCCGCGCAAGAACCTGGCGGGCCTGCTGCGCGCCTTCGACCTCCTGAAGCAGGAGGGACGAATTCCCCACAGACTCGCGGTCGTCGGCGGCAGGGGATGGAAGTACTCGCCGATCTTCGAGACGGTCGATGCGATGCGGAACAAGAGCGAAGTTCTGTTCCTCGACTACGTGCCTCTCGCGGAGCTTCCGGCCATCTACTCTGCGGCCGATCTTCTCGTCTTCCCTTCCTTCTATGAGGGGTTCGGCGTGCCGCCGGTCGAGGCGATGCGTTGCGCGACGCCCACGCTCGTCTCGGATCTCCCGGTTACCCGCGAGGTCCTGGGCGACGCATCCCGCTATGTCGACCCGGCGTCGGACGAAGCGATTGCCGAGGGGATGCTCCAGATCTTGAGCGACTCCGGCGTCGCTTCCGATCTTCGCCGGCGCGGACTCGAGCGAGCCGCTCTCTACACGTGGGATCGCGCCGCGAGGCTCGCGCTCGACGCCTATCGATCGGTCCTCGGGTGCGGGGGGTCAGGAACGACGTCGGCCGATCGCTCGTAGGATTCCGACGGCCGCGGTTCGGGCGGCGGGATGCAGGATCGTCAGGCCGAGCCAGGCGGGCGTGATCATCAAGGCACCGAGGGCCGCCCTCGCGAACCCTCGGGCGCTTCCCGCGATTCCCGGCCCGAGTGCCGCCAGGAAGGCCGCTCCAGCCAGCAGATAGACTGCGGCCGTGGTGAAGAGGAGAGCGGATGGCTCTCCGGCCGCCGCAA encodes the following:
- a CDS encoding glycosyltransferase family 4 protein, whose translation is MERRGRGDGVRLGIDATPLARAKSGIGYHVEFLVRALAKTGGIEEIILFSNREPVFDGDRPARARWVDRRLFPMRAPWLQFLLPSLIREEKPDLVHYVNFNAPVFSSHPFVVTFHDMSVFLHPEYFTWKKRLLTRPLMPVVGRRARAILTVSETVREEIVALLGFERERIFVVPPAPADLYAPVEDSPERSAILRGRNLAGPYILFVGTLEPRKNLAGLLRAFDLLKQEGRIPHRLAVVGGRGWKYSPIFETVDAMRNKSEVLFLDYVPLAELPAIYSAADLLVFPSFYEGFGVPPVEAMRCATPTLVSDLPVTREVLGDASRYVDPASDEAIAEGMLQILSDSGVASDLRRRGLERAALYTWDRAARLALDAYRSVLGCGGSGTTSADRS